A DNA window from Flavisolibacter ginsenosidimutans contains the following coding sequences:
- a CDS encoding esterase-like activity of phytase family protein yields MTKIIPAIIVSCFLLSCTAQKKASTKSMNGLKFIGEYLLPDKTDFKNTRVGGLSSIDYNPGEKLYYFISDDRSDFAPARYYTARIFLSAKGIDSLRFADVVFLRQMNGSVYPNKNGDSLHVPDPEGLRINHKTGELVWTNEGERIVKKGYAILQNPSINIMRKDGQLLDTFSLPPNMHVTATESGPRRNGTFEGLAFADGFETLYVSVEEPLYEDGPRAGVHDSTAWIRFIKYNVQTKKALAQYAYLLDPVVKEPIPKGSFEINGVPDILAVNDHQLLVTERSFSNGYLTCNVRVFLVDTSDGEDVSNVISLSASAPKKFLQKRLLLNMDKLGINIYNIEGATFGPQLPNGKQSLLFVADDNFSGKEKTQLLLFEVE; encoded by the coding sequence TCCTGCTTTCCTGCACCGCACAAAAAAAAGCTTCTACGAAAAGCATGAATGGCTTAAAGTTTATCGGCGAATATTTGCTTCCCGATAAAACAGATTTTAAAAACACAAGAGTGGGAGGCTTGTCGAGCATTGATTACAATCCCGGCGAGAAACTTTATTATTTCATCAGCGATGACCGTTCAGACTTCGCACCGGCCCGTTATTATACGGCCAGAATTTTTCTTTCTGCGAAAGGCATTGACAGTTTGCGTTTTGCCGACGTTGTTTTTTTGCGGCAAATGAACGGCTCTGTCTATCCGAACAAAAACGGCGATTCGCTGCACGTGCCTGACCCCGAAGGCTTGCGCATCAACCATAAAACCGGCGAACTTGTGTGGACGAACGAAGGCGAACGTATTGTAAAAAAGGGCTACGCTATTTTGCAAAATCCATCCATCAACATTATGCGAAAAGACGGTCAGTTACTTGATACCTTTTCCTTACCGCCAAACATGCACGTAACCGCAACGGAAAGTGGTCCGCGCCGAAACGGAACCTTTGAAGGACTGGCTTTTGCGGACGGCTTCGAAACGCTTTATGTAAGTGTGGAAGAACCGCTTTATGAAGACGGCCCGCGTGCCGGAGTGCATGATTCAACGGCCTGGATTCGTTTCATCAAATACAACGTACAGACAAAAAAAGCACTGGCGCAATATGCTTACCTTCTTGACCCTGTTGTAAAAGAGCCAATCCCAAAAGGCTCGTTTGAAATTAACGGCGTACCGGACATACTTGCGGTAAACGATCACCAGTTGCTGGTAACCGAACGTTCGTTTTCAAACGGCTATCTTACCTGTAACGTCCGGGTTTTTCTGGTTGATACAAGCGATGGCGAAGACGTATCAAACGTAATCTCCTTAAGCGCTTCTGCACCAAAAAAATTTTTACAAAAGCGATTGTTGTTGAACATGGATAAGCTCGGCATCAACATCTACAACATTGAAGGCGCAACCTTTGGTCCGCAGTTACCCAACGGAAAGCAAAGCCTCCTGTTTGTGGCCGACGATAATTTTTCGGGAAAAGAAAAAACGCAGCTACTATTGTTTGAAGTGGAGTAG
- a CDS encoding GAF domain-containing protein, translated as MAEDLTIVQGTKEEQYEALLPQIKGLLQGEPDLIANLANVAAALKEQFGWLWVGFYLVKGEDLVLGPFQGPVACTRIKKGRGVCGTSWAKGETLIVADVENFPGHIACSSLSRSEIVLPLKKENEVAGVLDVDSIELSTFDQTDQHYLEEIIKLISFNT; from the coding sequence ATGGCCGAAGATTTAACCATCGTACAGGGAACCAAAGAAGAACAATACGAAGCATTGCTTCCGCAGATAAAAGGCTTGCTGCAAGGTGAGCCTGATTTGATTGCCAACCTTGCAAACGTAGCTGCAGCGCTTAAAGAACAGTTTGGCTGGCTTTGGGTGGGTTTTTATCTGGTAAAAGGAGAAGACTTGGTTCTGGGCCCGTTTCAGGGGCCGGTAGCTTGTACCCGCATTAAAAAGGGACGGGGTGTGTGCGGAACGAGTTGGGCAAAAGGAGAAACACTCATCGTTGCGGACGTGGAAAACTTTCCCGGACACATTGCCTGCAGCAGCTTGTCGCGTTCCGAGATTGTGCTGCCGCTGAAAAAGGAAAACGAAGTGGCCGGTGTGCTTGATGTGGACAGCATTGAACTTTCAACCTTCGACCAGACCGATCAGCATTACCTCGAAGAGATCATAAAACTTATTTCTTTTAACACTTAA